ACAATGAGTTTTTTCTCAGCAGGGATATTGTTAAATTTCTCTTTAGCTTCCTTGTCCAGTTTGTCTAGCTTTTCAGTATAGTCTTTGAGATTTTTTTCGTAGAATTCCTTGTTGCTAGGGTCTTTTGCAATCAACTGTTTAGCGATATTTTTAGCATAAATTATCCCATTTTCAAGGTTGAGCCAAGCGTGTGGGTCTTCTTTGCCTTTCTCGTTTTGACCTTCAAGGTAGATGATATCTACGCCGTCACTAACTGCATAGTAGTCTTTGTTTTCAGTTTTCTTGGCATTTTCGACCAATTTGGTAAACCAAGCATTGCCACCTGTTTCAAGGTTGATACCGTTATAGAAAATGAGGTCAGCCTCAGAAGTTTTCTTTACGTCTTCAGGAAGTGGTTCGTACTCGTGTGGGTCTTGACCAACAGGAACGATACTATGAAGATCAATCTTGTCACCAGCGATATTTTTAGTAATATCAGCAATGATAGAGTTAGTCGCTACAACCTTTAGTTTTTGGTTTGTAGATGCTGTATCTTTTTTCCCACTAGCACAGGCAGCTAATCCAATGATAGAAAGAAAAAGAACGAGCAATGTACCTAATTTTTTCATTAGATTCCTCCAGAAGGGTTTCCCCTTATTTATTGATTTTTTTATTTTTTAGTTTCAAGTATCGTTGCTTTGGAGAGATAAAGAAACTGATTAAAAAGAAGCTGGCAGATGTGAGCACGATGCTGGATCCTGCTGCGAGGTTGAAGCTATAGCCGATAAAGAGTCCCAAAACAGAAGCGGTTGCCCCTAGGGTTGATGAAAGAAAAATCATGCTCTTTAGGCTATTAGCATAAAGGTAAGCCGTCGCAGCTGGGGTGATCAACATGGCCACGATAAGAATCGTTCCAACACTTTGCATGGCAGTGACTGACACAAGGGTCAAGAGTACCATGAGCAGATAGTGGTAGAAATTGACGGGCATTCCCATGGCTTTAGCCAGGAGTTCGTCAAAGGATGTAATCAATAGTTGTTTAAAGAAAATCCCGATAATCAAGAGAATCAATGCCCCCACACCAATGGTGATCCACATGTCCGTATCTTGGACAGCGAGGATATTCCCAAAAAGGATATGGAAGAGGTCTGTCGAACTCTTGGCAACACTAATCAAGATGACACCTAAGGCTAAGAAAGATGAAAAGGTAATACCAATGGCAGTGTCACTCTTGATGATAGAGTTGCCCTTGATGTAGGTAATGATGATGGAAGCCATCAAGCCAAAGATGATCGCTCCGATAAAGAAATCAATTCCCAAGATAAAGGAAAGGGCTACGCCGGGCAAAACTGCGTGAGAGATGGCATCCCCCATGAGAGACATTCCACGTAAGATGATAAAACATCCCACGGCTCCAGCAACCACCCCGATGACTATAGCTGTTATCAGGGCATTTTGTAGGAAATGGAAATGTTGCAATCCATCGATAAATTCTACTATCATAGGTCACCTCCATTAAAGAAGAGCTTACTACCATAAGCTTTTTTGAGATTGACTTCGGTAAAGGTTTCTTCAGTTGAACCAATAGCAACCAATTCTCGATTGAGAAGCATAACTTGGTCGAAATAATGAGGGACTTTGCTGAGGTCATGATGGACGATGAGAACTGTTTTACCAGCTTTTTTAAGGTCTCTCAGTGTATTCATGATAATCTCTTCACTGATCGAGTCAATCCCGACAAAAGGCTCATCTAAAAAGATGTAGTCAGCTTCCTGCACTAAGCAGCGGGCAATCAAAACACGTTGGAATTGTCCTCCAGAGAGCTGACTGATTTGGCGATCAGCATAGTCTGAGAGTCCAACGATTTCAAGTGCATCCGCCACTTTTTTCCAGTGGCTGGCCTTTAAAGTGTGGAAGAGCGGGATAGATGGATAGAGTCCCAGTGAGACACATTCCTTGACCTTGATAGGGAAATTGTAGTCGATATGGATTTTTTGCTCGACATAGGCAACTCGATGTAAAGATTTCTTGACTTCTTTGTCATCGAGAAAGGCCTGACCTTCGTGTGGGATAATTCCCAACATACTTTTTAATAAAGTTGATTTTCCAGCACCGTTTGGACCAATAATTCCGGTAATCGTTGGTCCTTGGAGCACTAGTGAAATATCCTTTAGTGCCAACGTTTCTTTGTAGGAGACACTGAGGTTTTCGATACGTATCATACAGTTATTTTCCTCCTGTCTTTTAATATACATTAAAAAAAAAATTAAGTCAAGTTAATTTTTAAAAAATTTAAAATAATAACTGAAAAATGAAGAAAAAAGAGAGACCATTTTTAATTGCATTCCCCAGGGATTTTTGCTAAGCTAAGAATAAGTGAAAAAATGAAAGCGAGAACAAGATGACACGTTATCAAGACGATTTTTATGATGCAATCAATGGAGAATGGGAAAAAACAGCTGTTATTCCAGCTGACAAATCTCGAACAGGTGGCTTTATTGACCTTGATGAGGAAATTGAAGAGTTAATGCTGGCAACTACGGACAAGTGGTTGGAAGGCGAAGATGTTCCAGAGGACGCTATCCTCGCAAATTTTGTTAAGTACCATCGTATGGTACGTGATTTTGATAAGAGGGATGCAGATGGAATCAAGCCTGTCCTTCCTCTGCTCAAGGAATACCAAGATTTGGAGAGCTTTGCAGATTTTACCAGCAAACTAGCAGCGTTTGAACTAGCAGGTAAACCAAACTTCCTTCCATTTGGAGTATCACCAGACTTTATGGATGCCAGAACCAATGTTCTCTGGGCAAGTGCACCAGGAACTATCTTGCCAGATACAACCTACTATGCTGAAGACCATCCTCAACGTGAGGAGCTCTTGACGCTTTGGAAGGAAAGTAGCGCAAATCTTCTCAAAGCCTATGATTTTTCAGATGAGGAAATCGAAGACTTACTAGAGAAGAGATTGGAATTGGACCGTCGTATCGCAGCAGTGGTTCTTTCAAACGAAGAAAGTTCAGAATATGCCAAACTCTACCATCCATACGCTTATGAAGATTTCAAGAAATTTGCCCCTGCCCTACCTTTGGATGATTTCTTCCAAGCAGTTCTTGGACAAACTCCAGATAAGGTTATCGTAGATGAGGAACGTTTCTGGCAAGCAGCAGACCAATTTTATAGTGAAGAAGCGTGGCCTTTGCTTAAGGCAACCTTGATTTTGGCTGTGGTCAATCTTTCAACCAGCTATCTCACAGACGAGATTCGTGTCCTATCAGGTGCCTATGGACGTGCCCTTTCAGGTGTTCCAGAAGCTCAGGACAAGGTCAAGGCAGCCTATCACTTGGCCCAAGGTCCCTTTAAGCAAGCCCTTGGTCTCTGGTATGCGCATGAAAAATTCTCCCCAGAAGCTAAGGCAGACGTAGAGAGAAAAGTGGCGACTATGATCGACGTTTATAAGGAACGTTTGGCTAAGAACAACTGGCTCACGCCTGAAACGCGAGACAAGGCCATTGTCAAACTCAATGTCATCAAGCCTTATATCGGTTATCCAGAGGAATTGCCAGAACGCTACAAGGACAAGGTAGTGGACGAAACTGCTAGTCTCTTTGAGAATGCCCTAGCCTTTGCGCGTGTGGAAATCAAGCACAGCTGGAGCAAGTGGAACCAACCGGTTG
This window of the Streptococcus sp. D7B5 genome carries:
- a CDS encoding M13 family metallopeptidase, with protein sequence MTRYQDDFYDAINGEWEKTAVIPADKSRTGGFIDLDEEIEELMLATTDKWLEGEDVPEDAILANFVKYHRMVRDFDKRDADGIKPVLPLLKEYQDLESFADFTSKLAAFELAGKPNFLPFGVSPDFMDARTNVLWASAPGTILPDTTYYAEDHPQREELLTLWKESSANLLKAYDFSDEEIEDLLEKRLELDRRIAAVVLSNEESSEYAKLYHPYAYEDFKKFAPALPLDDFFQAVLGQTPDKVIVDEERFWQAADQFYSEEAWPLLKATLILAVVNLSTSYLTDEIRVLSGAYGRALSGVPEAQDKVKAAYHLAQGPFKQALGLWYAHEKFSPEAKADVERKVATMIDVYKERLAKNNWLTPETRDKAIVKLNVIKPYIGYPEELPERYKDKVVDETASLFENALAFARVEIKHSWSKWNQPVDYKEWGMPAHMVNAYYNPQKNLIVFPAAILQAPFYDLHQSSSANYGGIGAVIAHEISHAFDTNGASFDENGSLKDWWTESDYAAFKEKTQKVIDQFDGQESYGARINGKLTVSENVADLGGIAAALEAAKIEPDFSAEEFFHNFARIWRMKGRPELMKLMASVDVHAPAKLRVNVQVPNFDDFFTTYDVKEGDGMWRSPEDRVIIW
- a CDS encoding metal ABC transporter permease — encoded protein: MIVEFIDGLQHFHFLQNALITAIVIGVVAGAVGCFIILRGMSLMGDAISHAVLPGVALSFILGIDFFIGAIIFGLMASIIITYIKGNSIIKSDTAIGITFSSFLALGVILISVAKSSTDLFHILFGNILAVQDTDMWITIGVGALILLIIGIFFKQLLITSFDELLAKAMGMPVNFYHYLLMVLLTLVSVTAMQSVGTILIVAMLITPAATAYLYANSLKSMIFLSSTLGATASVLGLFIGYSFNLAAGSSIVLTSASFFLISFFISPKQRYLKLKNKKINK
- a CDS encoding metal ABC transporter substrate-binding protein; this translates as MKKLGTLLVLFLSIIGLAACASGKKDTASTNQKLKVVATNSIIADITKNIAGDKIDLHSIVPVGQDPHEYEPLPEDVKKTSEADLIFYNGINLETGGNAWFTKLVENAKKTENKDYYAVSDGVDIIYLEGQNEKGKEDPHAWLNLENGIIYAKNIAKQLIAKDPSNKEFYEKNLKDYTEKLDKLDKEAKEKFNNIPAEKKLIVTSEGCFKYFSKAYEVPSAYIWEINTEEEGTPEQIKTLVEKLRQTKVPSLFVESSVDDRPMKTVSQDTNIPIYAQIFTDSIAEEGKEGDSYYNMMKYNLDKIAEGLSK
- a CDS encoding metal ABC transporter ATP-binding protein; translated protein: MIRIENLSVSYKETLALKDISLVLQGPTITGIIGPNGAGKSTLLKSMLGIIPHEGQAFLDDKEVKKSLHRVAYVEQKIHIDYNFPIKVKECVSLGLYPSIPLFHTLKASHWKKVADALEIVGLSDYADRQISQLSGGQFQRVLIARCLVQEADYIFLDEPFVGIDSISEEIIMNTLRDLKKAGKTVLIVHHDLSKVPHYFDQVMLLNRELVAIGSTEETFTEVNLKKAYGSKLFFNGGDL